AACTGCGCCGCCCCGCGCCTTCGGGAGTTCGCGGGACGATTCGGGCTGATGGACGACAGGGCAATCACGGATCGGGCCGAGGACTACCGCCGGGAGTTCGGCATCGCGACGCCGGACGCCTGGCAGAAGGTCGGACTCCTCTCCGGCGGCAACCAGCAGAAGGTGCTCTTGGCGATGTGGATCGGCATACGGCCGCTGGTACTGATCGCCGACGAGCCGACGCGCGGGGTAGACGTCGGTGCCAGGAGCGAGATATACCGGCTCCTGCGCGGCCTCGCCGCGGAAGGCGTGGCGGTCGTCCTGATATCCTCCGACTTGCCGGAGGTCCTCGGCCTGAGCGATCGGGTGCTGGTCATGCGCACCGGGAGCATCGTTGCCGAGTTCCCGCGCGTAGAGGCGACCGAGGAGAAGATCATCGCGTGTGCGTCGGGTCTGAGCCGATAGGGAGACGAAATGGTTGAGAGAGCGAGAAGCAATCCGATTCTGGCCAAGATCATCCGGGTCACGGAGTATCGGGAGTTCATGATAGTCTACATCATCCTCCTCGGCACGATCGCCATCGCCCACGCAGTCCCTGGTTTCCTCGATTCGCGGAACACCTCGGCGATCCTCCTCGCGCTGGCCGACCAGAGTATCATCGCCATCGGGATGACGCTGCTCCTCGTATCCGGCGGCTTCGACATGTCCGTCGGCTCCACCATGGCGCTCGCAGGCGTTACCACCGCGATCTGGCTCACCCTCGGGCTGCCGGTCGCCCTCGCAATCGCGCTCGGGCTTGCGGTCGGTGTGCTAATCGGCCTCATCAACGGCATGGTCGTCGCGCATATCGGCATCAACCCGTTCATCACGACGCTTGGCATGATGAGCCTCGCGCGCGGGATGCTGATGGTTGTCTCGAACGGGAGGAACATATCCGGCCTGCCGGAGTCATTCACGGCGATCGGGCAGGGGAGTATCCTCGGCGTCCAGTACCCGATCATCATCTCGATCGTGCTGGTCTTCGCGGGCGATTTCCTGCTCAGGAGATGCCGTTTCTTCCGCCAGAACTATTACATCGGCGCGAACGAGAAGGCCGCGCTCCTCTCGGGCATCAACGTCAGGCAGATGAAGGTCTTCAACTACGCGCTGACCGGCTTCCTCGCCGCGCTCGCCGGTATCATCATCACCGCCAGGCTCGGCTCGGCCTCGACTTCGGCGGGCAAGGGCCTCGAACTGCGGGTGATCTCGGCGGTCATCATCGGGGGCGCGAGTCTCAAAGGGGGAGTCGGCACTATCGCGGGCTCGTTCCTCGGCGCGCTCCTGATGAGCATCATCGTCAGTTCTATCAACCTGCTCGGCGTCGAGCTGAACTGGATAGATTTCGTCCTCGGTGCGACTCTCCTGCTCGCGGTGATGGCGGATACCTTCAGCCAGAAGAAGAGCGGGAGCAAGGAATGAGACTCCAGCCGTATGTGCTCCCGCCGGAGATTGCCGCTCTGCGCAAGATCGCGCTCAGGAAGAAGAGCGGATGGGGTTGCCCCGACGTCCTTGAGGCGGAGGCTCAGGCGTGGCTCGACCACTCTCCCGATGAGGACTGGCTGATCTGGCGCGCGCGTCGGACCGCCGCGAAACTGGCGGGCATGCCGATTGACATCCTCCGCGGAGAGCGGATCGTCGGCCGCCCTCTGCTCCGGGAAGCGACCGAGGCCGAGAACGAGGAACTCTCCGCAGCGTGGAAGGTCCTGGAATCCGTTCCTCCATTTCCCGGCGGCGACACCGGGCATTTCAACCCCGACTTCGACAAGGTCTTCCGGCTCGGCATCGGGGGTATTCTGGAGGAAATCCGTTCGAGGCGGAATGCGTCGGAGGCCGATAAGCATCCGTTCTACGACGCGTGCGAGATCGCGATGAAGGCGCTCTCGGATTACATCCTCCGCGTCGCCGATGCATGCGATTCCCTCATGGCGGACGTCTGTCGAAGGGTCGCGTCCGAGCCGCCTTCGACGTTCCACGAGGCCGTCCAGTTGTTATTCCTCCTGATCGTAACCCTATGGTTCGGCGAGGATCACGTCCTCTGCAATCCTGGCCGGGTAGATCGGACGCTTCGCCCGTTCTACGAGGCCGATCTCGCCGCCGGGCGCATCACCCGCGATGAGGCGCTCGATCTCATCTGCTGCCTCTACATTCAGCTCAACATGATCTGCTTCCCCGGAGCGGCAATCGCCGTCCTTGTCGGCGGCCGGAACGCCGACGGGCGCGACCTGACGAACGACCTGACCTATCTATGCCTGGAGGCCCGGCTCGCGACGCACCTGGCCTATCCCACTGTCGGCCTGGCGTGGCACGAGGGGACTCCCCCGGAACTGACCGACTTTGCATGCCGCATGATCGCCACCGGCGTCGGCGATCCAGCGTTCTTCAACGACGAGTTGATCTCCCGGGGCCTCCAGGACCTCGGTGTCTCGGAGGCCGACTCGCGCGACTACATGAACTCCACATGCGTCGAGATCAAGCCTGTCGGCGCGTCGAACATCTGGGTCACGCATCCCTACTTCAACTGCCCGGAAGCCGTCCTTCAGGCGATGGACGGCGAGCCGGCTGACTTCGAGCAGTTCAGCTCAGTGGTGAGGGAGCAGCTCAGCGCCCAGGTCCGGGAGGCCGCCGAAAACTCCGACCGCATCTGGAGGGACCGATACGCGCGCGGAGGATTCGCGCTCGCCAGTTGCGTCATCAACGACTGTCTCGAGCGGGGCATTGACTTCGACCGTGGAGGCGCGCGTTACAACTGGTTGGAGAACTCGTTCGTCGGCCTCGCGAACCTCGTGGACGGCATGATGGCCGTGAAGAAGCTGGTCTTCGATTCGCAGCGTTTGTCGCTCTCCGAGTTCCGCGATATCCTCAGAGCCGACTTCGAGGGACATGAGGCGCTCCGTCAGGAGATACTGAACACGATGCCGCACTACGGCACCGACAACCCGGAGGCCGATGCCCTCGCCGTCGAGTGGGCGCACTTCATCGAGGAGACTTCGATGTCGAACAAAGTCGGCGGAAGTCCCTACGTCCCCGGCTTCTTCTGCTGGATCATGCACGGCGAGTTCGGCGCGCGGACCGGCGCGACTCCCGACGGACGGAAGGCCGGGACCGCACTCGCCGACGGAGCCGGCGCCGCGCAGGGCCGAGAGACCGCCGGTCCGACGGCTTCGATCCTCTCGACCACCAAATGGAGCCATCGCAGCGCGATCGGCGGGCTGGTGCATAACCTGAAGCTCTCCGGCAACTCCCTGCGCACCGAGTCCGAGCTTCAGGCGCTTCGCACCCTGGTCGAGACCTACCTGCGTTTGGGCGGCTTCGAGATACAAGTCAACGTCGTGGATGCCAGTGTCCTTCGGGACGCTCAGGCTCATCCCGACAGACACGCGGACCTCCTAGTCAGGGTCGCGGGCTACTCCGACTACTTCACCCACCTCGGCCCGGTCCTGCAGGAAGAGATCATCTCGCGAACGGAGCACGGCTGCTAGGAGATGCAGCCGCCGGATCCTCCGGAGGAGCGGCCGACAGTCCGGCGTCGAGGAGGGTCTGGAGGGCGCGTATCGCCCCGTCGCGCGCATCTGAGGGCATCCGGCTCAACAGGTCCTGGACGCGCCGGACCCGCCTCTCATGCCGATCGCCCATCACCAGCATTCCGTGCGCGGTCAACTGCAGGCTCCTCACGCGGCGGTCTTCCGTCTCGGCTACCCGCTCGGCTATGCCGGTCCGTTCGAGTCGGTCGGCGATCTGCGTTATCGCGCTGAGCGATATGCCGAGTTCCCGGCTCAGCGCTGACATCGTCTGCGGACCGCCGCGGAGAATCGAGCATACGCGCAACTGGGCTCCCGGCAGTTCCATCGCTGGATCGTCGTCGGCCAGCGTGAAGCACTGGCGCATCAGCCTCGGAAGGAGCGAAGCGATCCGCTCCGCCTGCTCGTGCAGATGCCTGTCGCTCATCGGCTATTCCCTCTCGCGCCTCAGCCGAAGCGCGATCTCATCCAGTATCGAGTAGGCGGTCGGGACCACGAACAGCGTCAGCGCGGTGGAGGTGATCAGCCCGCCGATGACCACGGTCGCCATCGGCGCCTGAACCTCCGAACCCTCCCCGAGCCCCAGTGCCAGCGGAAGCATCCCGAGAACCGTCGCGGAGGCGGTCATCAGGATAGGGCGAAGCCTCGTCGGGCCGGCGAGAAGCAGGGCTTCCTCGCGGTTCATGCCGCGCCTGCGAAGGACGTTCGTGTAGTCAACGAGCAGAATGCCGTTCTTCACGACGATCCCGACCAGCATTAGGATGCCGATCAGCGCGGTAAGTCCGAATGAGCGGTTCGTGATGAACAGCGCGAGGATGACGCCGGTCGCGGCTAACGGGACCGAGAAGAGTATGGTCAGCGGATGCACGAAGGATTCGAATTGCGAGGCGAGGAGCATGTAGATCAGGCCGATCGCCAGTATGACCGCCAGCCCTATGCCCTGAAATTCCTCCGCCTGTCGCTTCTGGGTGGTGCCCCAGTCCCAGTAGTATCCCGCAGGCGCCTGGAAGCCCGTCAGCGACTTCCGGATATCAGATTCGACGTCGCCGGACGACCGCCCCATCGGCATCCCGGAGATCGCGACGTAACGCCGCCTGTCCATGCGGGTAATCTCGCTCGGCCCCAGATCGTAGACCGGCGTCGCGACCTGCCCGAGCAGTACTCTGCCGTTGGACCCCGCCGCGTTCGCGCCGACTGCGAGGTTCTGTATGTCCGAAACGGTCTTCCGGCGATTCTCCGGCATCTGGACGATGATCGGGTACTGATAACCCTTCTCCTGGTAGTACGTGGTGATCGAACCGTTGGTCGCGGTGCCGATGGTGCTGGCGATATCCGAGAAACTCACGGCCAGTTGCAGCGCCTTCCTCCGATCTACTTTCCATTTTACTTCGGGCATGGCGTCCTGCCAGTTCACGTCCAAGCCTTCGAGGCCGGGGACTTCGCCCATGAGACCCATCGCCTGCCGGGCGAGCTGTGACAGCGTGTCGAGGTCATCTCCGAATATGTCTACCTCGATGGTCTGGTTCCCTCCGGTCATGATTCGGGCCACGATGTCTGTCTGAGTCAGCCGGGGTCGGATGCCGGGAACTCGCCCCAACTGCTTGCGGAGGTCGGCCATGACCCGCTGGGTTGAGCCCTCTCGGTCGGCTCGGAGTTTCACCGTCATGGACCCCTGGTTCGGAGTCAGGGAAGTGGAAGATCCTCTGGTGCTCTGCGAACCGGCGGTGGACAACACGGTTTCAACATCCGGATTGCCGAGCACGATGTCCTCCGCCTGTCTCATCGTGCGGTCCGTCGTCGAGAACGCGGTTCCCACCGGCAGTTTGATGCCGATCGAGAAATCCCCGCTGTCGGACATCGGCATCAGTTCGGTGCCGATCATCGGGTAGACGAGGAAGCTCGCGCCGGTAATGATGATGGCTCCGGCGATCACCGTGAGGCGGTGATGGATAGCCCAACGCAGCCCGTTCCGGTAGGATGCGTCCAGCGAGTCGAACCACCGGCCGAACAGGGCGAACGCTCGCATCAGCGGGCCGGAGTGACCGTGCATGTTGCTGAGTTTCTCCGCATGTGCTTCGCCCGAGATGAAGCGCGTCGCCAGCATCGGTACGGTGGTGGTCGCGTCGAGCAGCGACACGGCGATGGAGAAGATGACTACCAGCGCGAACTGGGTGAACATCTGTCCGGCCTGGCCCTTGATGAGCAGAAGTGGAAGGAAGACCACCATGACCGTCCAGGTGGATGCCACGACCGCTGACATGATCTCGTTTGTCCCGCTCACCGCGGCTTCCAAGGCGGATTTCTTGTCCCGTTCGATGTGCCGGAAGATGTTCTCCAGCACGACCACCGCATCGTCCACGATGAGTCCTGTCGCGAGCGCCAATCCGCCCAGTGACATGGTGTTGATCGTGAATCCGCACATGTAGAGCAGGGCGAATGTGGATATGATCGAGGTCGGGATGGACATCGCGACTACCAGCGTGCTGCGGACGTTTCGCAGGAAGAACAGCAGCACAAGCACCGCCAGTATCCCCCCGATGATTGCGCTGTCTCGCACGTGGTTTACGGCACTCTCGATGAATCTCGACTGGTCGTAGGCCACGCGGAAATCGAGGTTGGGATACAGCTCCTTCACTCTGGCGACCTTCTCATGCACCGCCCTTGCCGTGGAGATGGTGTTCGCCTCGCTCTGCTTGGTCACTACGAGGCTCCCGGCAGGTTCGCCGTTCAGTCGCGTGTTCAGCCGCACCTCCGGAGTCGCGTCGCGCACGTCGGCGATGTCGCTTAACACTACGACCTGGCCGTCATACGACTTGATCGGTATCTGCGCGATCTCCGCCGGATTGGCGAACCATCCGAAACTGCGGATCATGTACTCCGTCTCGCCTTGCTTTGCGACTCCTGCGGGAAGGTTGAGGTTCTCCTGGGTGATGCGCCGCATGATGTCGGCGAGGGTGATGTTGCGTGCGCGCAGGCGGTCCGGGTCCACGTCCACGATGATCGCCCGCTGATGCCCTCCGGTGACCCTGGTCGAGGCAACCCCGCTTGCGGCGTCTATCATCGGCGAGATTTCATTGTCGAGCATCGTCCGCAACTTGACAGGGTCTTTCTCGCCGGAGACGCCGAATGTCAGAATCGGCATCTGGTTCGGGTCGAACTTCGATATCGTGGGTGATTGGATCGTCGGGTCGTTCGGGAAGAGCCGCCGCGCGCGCTCGACCACCTGCAGGACATCCACCGCCGCCTGCCCGATGTCCGCGCCCCACTGGAACTCCACTCGCACGGAGGAGACGCCTTCGGTGCTGCTCGAGGTGACCTGATACATGTTCGGCACTGCGGACACGGCGCGCTCGATAGGGCGCGTTATCTGGGCCTCGATCTCCTCCGGCGCCACGTTGGGCCACTGGGTCGTGATTCCGATCGTGGGCAGGGTCACCTTGGGCAGCAGGTCTACCGGCAGCCGGAGCAGGCACACTATGCCCAGCAGCAGGAACGCCGCGATTCGCATGACAACTGTAACAGGCCGGGTAACGGCGAACTTCGCAATACTCATGGTAGATCGTCAGATGAGGTCTTCGGCAGGAGGCGCGAGGTCTCTCGGGTCCGATGACCGAGTTCTCCCACGCCGCGGCCCGATCATCTGCCGCCTTTCTCCTGCTGTCCCGGTTTCGGCCTGCCCTTGCCGCCGGTGTTGATCGTCTGTCCGTCGCGGATGGGGGATGCGCTCATGGTGATCAGCTTGTCGCCTGGGCGCACGCCTTCCTTGATCGCTATGGCGCCGCCGTCCTCGATTCCCGTCAGTACCGGCTGGCGTTTCGCCCTGCCGCCGGCGTCCACCTTCATGATGTAAGAGCCCCGGTCGTCCTCCTGGACTGCCTCTCTGGGTACAACCAGGGCGCTCTTCACACGCTCGACTTCCAACGATACTCGAGCGAACATGCCCGGTTTGAAGACGCCCTCGCGGTTGCTCAGTACTGCTCGAACCGTGAACTGCCTGCTCTGAGTGTCTGCCGCCGGGTTGATCTGGATGACGCTCGCCGTGAACTCCCTGCCCGGCATTGCGTCCAGTGCGATCCTGGCGGGCTGGCCGATGTGGACTCTCGGGATGATCTCCTCGGGTACGGCGATGGTGACCCAGATCTGCTTGACGAACTGCACGGAAATGATCGGCTGGCCGGGCGCGGCCACGGCTCCCGGGTCCATTAACCGCTTTGTCACCACGCCGTCCAGGGGAGACTTCAGGACGGTGTCGGCGCGCTTCGCCTTCGCGCTGTCGAGGCCCGCCCGCGCCGCCGCGATCCCCGATCTCAGGGCCGCCAGGCTCTGCTCATAGGCGGGCTTCTGCGCCGCGTTCGCCTGCGCGTACTCGAGGGAGGCTTTGGCTTGGGCCACTTTCGCGCTCGCCGCTTCGATGTCGGCCTTGCCTTTTGTCTCGACTATGCTTCTCTGCTGCTGGACGGCCTCTCTCTGGGCGAGCGCCGACTTCAGCTGACCGCGTGCGATCTCCAGGGCGGCTTTCTGCACGCTGACGGCTGCCTCTGCGTCATCTACCTGCTGTCGGGAGACAAACCCCTTCTCGAGCAGGTTGCGCATCCGGTTCGCCTTGGCGTTCGCGTTCGCCAGGTTCGCCTCCGCGCCGTTGATCCCGGCCTGTGCGTTCTCGACCTTCGACTGAGCGTCGCTCAGGTTCGCGGAAGCGGCCGCGAGTTGGGCCGTGTAGTTTGCCTTCACCTGGTTGTAGTCGGCGGTTGCGCTCGCCACGGCCGCTTCCTGCTGCTTGATCTGAGTGTTGACCGAGACGTTCGCCGGCCCCTGAATGAGCTGAGCCTGCGCTAGGCGGTACTCGGCCTCGGCCAGATTCGCCGAGGCCTGCTGGACGTTCGCCTCGACCTCCGACGGGTCTATCCGCACGAGCACCTGGCCCTTCCGGACCCGGTCGCCCTCTCTGAGTTCCAGGAACTGAATCCGCCCGGTAATCTTGGAGGCGATGCCCACGTCCAGCGGTGCTTCCACCGTGCCGGTGGCGTCGAACCGCCGGACCACGTCTCGTATCTGGGGCGAGGCCGTAGACACGGCCGGCGCGACTTGGGACCGCGCCGCGCGCTGGTTCGCCTGGCCGGCGGCCTCCATCCGATACTGGGCCACCCGCCAGCCGATCAGTATCGCGAGTAAGAGCGCGGGGATTATCAGCAGGGGAAGTCGTTTCATGGGTTCTCCCGAATGAGCTGGCCGATCACTATAGTTAATATAGCTTAAGTATCCCTGCGTGTCAACTGGGTCGGGGATGGAGATTGGCCGGGCGGGGGTTGTCCGCGATCTTCGCAGATGACCGGGGCCCGACGGCGCTGTGCACTGCCGGGCCCCGGTTTCGACAGGGTGCGGGGTCTCGTACCGCTCCGCGCGAGTCAGTAAGTGACTACTCGCGGCAGCTTCTTCGCCTGCTCGATCCAGTCCGCTACCTGGTCGGCGGTCGGGAGCCTGCGAGTGAGGTTCTTCTCGGCGTTCACTTCGCCGAGCTTTGCGACGAGGTTCTCCGCGCTGCGCTGGGCAAGCTCCGGAACGGTGTCTACGCCGGCCGCTTCGAGCAGATCCGCGAACTCCGATCCGATGCCCTTGATCCGCGCAAGGTCCGCCCTGTTCACCCACTCCAGTATCAGCTTCTCGCCCACGTCTATTTTCCCGGCAAGGTCCTCACGGCCCTTCTTGCCCGCGCCTGCCTCCAGGAGTTTCTCGACGGTGTTCACCCCCGCCGACTCCAGCTTGGCGGCGTATACGTCGCCTATGCCTTCGATATCTGCGATATTCGCCATTGTTTTAGCTCCTTTCTGATCCGGGACTAACGACGGTTGTCGGGCGTCTCAGCGCCTGGAACCGCCGAACATTGACCCCAACACGCCGCGTATGATCTGCCGACCTATCTGGCTCCCGATGGAGCGGGCCGCGCTCTTTGCGAGCGCCTCAGCCATGCTCTCTCGCTGTCTTGCCGGTTTCTGCTTGCGAGCCTCCTTCTCGGCCGCGACCTGAGCCGCCTCCCTCGCAGCCGACTCCTGTGCCTGAACTGCGCGCGCCTGCAGCAGCTCATGGGCTGATTCGCGGTCTACTACCTTCTCGTAGTGCCCGAACAGGACCGACGAGTTGATGATCCCCTGCCTCTCAACGTCCGTTACCGCTCCGATACGGCTCCACGGCGGACACACGAGTGCGCGGTCCACTATGCCCGGAGTGCCCTTCTCGTCCAGGAACGATATCAGGGCCTCGCCTACGCCCATCTGAGTGATCGTCGTCTCCACGTCGAGGTCCGGGTTGGAGCGGAAAGTCTCCGCGGCCGCCCTCACCGCCTTCTGATCTCTCGGAGTGAACGCCCGCAGGGCGTGCTGTACCCGGTTGCCCAACTGCCCCAGAACCGTATCCGGGATGTCTAGCGGGTTCTGAGTGACGAAGTAGACGCCCACGCCCTTCGACCTTATCAGTCGCACGACCTGCTCGATCTTCTCCAGCAGGCTCTGCGGCGTGTCCGTGAAGAGCAGATGAGCCTCGTCGAAGAAGAAAACGAGCTTCGGCTTCTCGGGATCGCCTACTTCGGGCAGGGCCTCGAACAGCTCCGAGAGCAGCCAGAGCAGGAAGGTCGAGTAGAGCTTGGGGTACTGCATCAAGGAGTCCGACGCCAGCAGGTTGATGACGCCCCTGCCGTTGGAGTCCGTCTGGATGAAGTCCTGGAGGTTCAGCCCGGGCTCTCCGAACAGCCTCTCCCCGCCCTGTTCCTCGAGTTGAAGGAGCCCGCGCTGTATCGCCCCCACGCTGGCAGCGGATATGTTGCCGTATTGCGTCGTGTATTCGCCCGCATTGTCGCCGACGTGCCGCAGCATCGCCTGGAGGTCGTTCAGGTCCAGCAGCAGCAGTCCGTTGTCGTCGGCGATCCTGAACGCCATGGAGAGCACGCCGCTTTGTATCTCGTTCAGGCTCAAAATGCGGCTGAGCAGCAGCGGTCCCATCTCCGAGATCGTCGTGCGGACAGGATGTCCCTTTTGGCCGAAGAGGTCCCAGAACACGACCGGGCATCCCGAGAACCCGAAGTCCGAGAGCCCCATCTTCGTCACGCGCTCGGCTACCTTCGGGTTGTCCGAGCCCGGCTGGCTGATGCCGGACAGGTCGCCCTTGACGTCGGCCGCGAAGACCGGCACCCCGATTCGGCTGAATCGCTCGGCGATCACCTGCAGCGTTACGGTCTTGCCGGTGCCCGTCGCCCCTGCTACCAGGCCGTGGCGGTTCGCCATCTTCGGCAGCATGTACTGCTCCCACTGCCCCTTGCCTATAAGTAATGGTTCGCTCATTTTGCCTCCATGAGGGCACACCCTCGGTTCTGCATGTTGTCGGCCCGCGGTGCATCAGTCACGCGAGGTACGTGTCCCGCAGGCGGTCTAGCAGTGCGTGGTATCGCTCGTGGACTCCCGGGCCGATGCGTTCCTGCTCTATCTGCTCGAAGCCCTCGGCCAATCGGGCATGCTGCTCGGGGGTCAGACGGCTCTCGGCGATGGTGAAGAGAACATCATTCTCCTTCTCGATATGCTCGCCGAGCAGGCGCGCGTACCCGTGAGCCGCATCCGCGAACGCGGAAGCGGCCCCTGATGCGCCTTCGCGCAGGCCGCGCAGAGCATCGCCCATCGCGCGGATATACTCCCGTCCGCCAGTATGCTCCGCCAGCATCACTCCTATCGGTCCGTTCTCCCTGGGAACGCCGGCGCTCTCCAGCGCCGGGAAGAGCAGGTCCTCTTCCTTCCCGTGGTGACATCGGTCCGCAAAGGTTTTCAGGAAGTCAACGATCTGCTCCACGTCGTCGAGCACCTTTCGATCGTCGGCCTCGATTCTCCCGGCGAGGCGGTCGAGCACGGCCAGGGCCACCTTGATGCCTTCATGTTCGTCTCGAAGGTCCTGAGTCGCGTACATTGCAATGCACCCCCTTTGGCATTCGGCGTATGTAGTGTGTTCGGCGTCAGCGCAGCCGTGTCCTGCCGGGCGACGAGAGGGCGGCGGTCTTCGACTCCATATCATGTCCTTCTCGCCGGCATGGCTCTGCCGTTGTGGGGAGGTGAAGCCGCATCTTCGACTCATATATAGCCGTTCTTGCCGATCGGCAAACGCGCCTGCACAGGCTAAGAGTAGCGGTAGAGCCGGAAGCTCCTGATGCTCGGCAGAGATACCTCGATCCCGTCCTCCGGTCGCTCGCATGTGAGCGCCGGCGAGTCGTCGGTCACGCTCTCGAAGCGCGTCGTGCGGGCGAGGAACTTCGGCCGGAAGCGGTATGACTCTCTGGGACTGTCCTCTCGGTACGCGATCAGGTATCCCGAGCCGGTCTTCGGGTCGTGCGACTGGAAGCCGGTCCACGTCGTCCCGTCCGGCATCTCGCCGAGCGGGAACATATGCCCCGCGTAGATCGCCGCCCGGTGCTGCTTGTACATGGCGATGAGCGGCTTCAACCGCTCCCTCGACTCCTCGGATATCGCTGCCAGCGACTCCCAGAACAACGGATTGGCGAACATCACCGTCGCCAGCAGGTATTCCGGCGTGTAGCCCTCCTCGTCGTTCGACAGCTCCATGTTCAGCTTCTGCGGCGGGATGTACGGCGAGACCTGCCAGAGGTTGCGCAGGGTCTTCCATGGCAGGTAGCGACCGTTGTGGTCCATCGGCCGGTTCTGATAGCGGTTCTCCAGGAAGATGATCCCATAATCCATGTAGTAATCGTAGATCGGGCGGTTCGTGCGCGTGGAATCCTGCGTGAACGTGAGGCCCGGGCGCTCGACGACCAACTCGTGCATCAGCCGCCGGAGCGCCTGGTAGTGATCGTAGAGATCGCCCTCCAGCGTATCGAAGCCGTCGCACTGGAAGGTGTCCATCTTGAACCGCTCGAACCCCTCGTCGTAGAACCGCAGGAAGTAATCCTTCATCCACTTGAAGCAGTCGGGGTTGCACAGCTCGATCCCGGTCAGCATGACGCCGCCGTAGCTCGGCTGGGTGTCGCATGGTGTCCGGTTGTTCGTCCGCGCGACCCAGTCCGGATGCTCCTTCAGCAGGTCGAGCGCGCCGTCGAGGCGGGTGGGGACCATCCACAACTCGAGTTTGACGCCGAGTTCCTTCGCCCGCTTGCAGAGTGGCGCGAACCCATTCGGGAACTTCTGGGGATCGGGGTCGCCGCCCATGACGTGCTTCGTCCATCCCGCGTCAACCGCCACGCTCTCGATCCCGAGTTCCGCGGCGGCCTCGACCTCGGCGATCAGCTTCTCCTCGTTGATATCGGTGCTGAAGTCGCCCCAACTGTTCGCGCTGATGATGTAGTCGCGTTCGGGGACTGTCTTGTACCGCGCCTTCTGGTACTCCTTCAACGCGAGGATTCCGCCGTCGAGCCCGCCGGAATAGACGCCGAATGTGAACGCGTGCGTCCTCCGCGTCTCTCCCGCCGGCAGGTTGTGGAACCCCGCCCCGACACCCTGCACGTAGTCCTTCCTCACCTTGAAATCATAGTACAGGTGATAGAGCTGTGAGTTCGGGACGGGGCTTTCCTTGTAGCCAAACACTCCCTCGCCGTTGCCCTTTTCGATGAATATGTTGTTACCGACCAGCCTGTGCGCTTCCTTGGGTCCGTACTCGGGGGACAGAGGATTGTAGATGGGATAGTCAGTAATGTTGTCGAGCTTCCGGACGGTGGCGAGGTGGTTGGTGTAATCTGTCAGATCGTGCAGTTCGATGGCTGTGGCTGTTGAGTCGTCGAAGTCAAGGAACAGCTCCTCTACAGCGGTGTAGTCAAGGCCGGAAGTATCAGCGTACGGAGTGAGTTCG
This genomic stretch from Armatimonadota bacterium harbors:
- a CDS encoding DUF4332 domain-containing protein, which translates into the protein MANIADIEGIGDVYAAKLESAGVNTVEKLLEAGAGKKGREDLAGKIDVGEKLILEWVNRADLARIKGIGSEFADLLEAAGVDTVPELAQRSAENLVAKLGEVNAEKNLTRRLPTADQVADWIEQAKKLPRVVTY
- a CDS encoding efflux RND transporter permease subunit, translated to MSIAKFAVTRPVTVVMRIAAFLLLGIVCLLRLPVDLLPKVTLPTIGITTQWPNVAPEEIEAQITRPIERAVSAVPNMYQVTSSSTEGVSSVRVEFQWGADIGQAAVDVLQVVERARRLFPNDPTIQSPTISKFDPNQMPILTFGVSGEKDPVKLRTMLDNEISPMIDAASGVASTRVTGGHQRAIIVDVDPDRLRARNITLADIMRRITQENLNLPAGVAKQGETEYMIRSFGWFANPAEIAQIPIKSYDGQVVVLSDIADVRDATPEVRLNTRLNGEPAGSLVVTKQSEANTISTARAVHEKVARVKELYPNLDFRVAYDQSRFIESAVNHVRDSAIIGGILAVLVLLFFLRNVRSTLVVAMSIPTSIISTFALLYMCGFTINTMSLGGLALATGLIVDDAVVVLENIFRHIERDKKSALEAAVSGTNEIMSAVVASTWTVMVVFLPLLLIKGQAGQMFTQFALVVIFSIAVSLLDATTTVPMLATRFISGEAHAEKLSNMHGHSGPLMRAFALFGRWFDSLDASYRNGLRWAIHHRLTVIAGAIIITGASFLVYPMIGTELMPMSDSGDFSIGIKLPVGTAFSTTDRTMRQAEDIVLGNPDVETVLSTAGSQSTRGSSTSLTPNQGSMTVKLRADREGSTQRVMADLRKQLGRVPGIRPRLTQTDIVARIMTGGNQTIEVDIFGDDLDTLSQLARQAMGLMGEVPGLEGLDVNWQDAMPEVKWKVDRRKALQLAVSFSDIASTIGTATNGSITTYYQEKGYQYPIIVQMPENRRKTVSDIQNLAVGANAAGSNGRVLLGQVATPVYDLGPSEITRMDRRRYVAISGMPMGRSSGDVESDIRKSLTGFQAPAGYYWDWGTTQKRQAEEFQGIGLAVILAIGLIYMLLASQFESFVHPLTILFSVPLAATGVILALFITNRSFGLTALIGILMLVGIVVKNGILLVDYTNVLRRRGMNREEALLLAGPTRLRPILMTASATVLGMLPLALGLGEGSEVQAPMATVVIGGLITSTALTLFVVPTAYSILDEIALRLRRERE
- a CDS encoding MarR family transcriptional regulator, whose product is MSDRHLHEQAERIASLLPRLMRQCFTLADDDPAMELPGAQLRVCSILRGGPQTMSALSRELGISLSAITQIADRLERTGIAERVAETEDRRVRSLQLTAHGMLVMGDRHERRVRRVQDLLSRMPSDARDGAIRALQTLLDAGLSAAPPEDPAAASPSSRAPFAR
- a CDS encoding efflux RND transporter periplasmic adaptor subunit, translating into MKRLPLLIIPALLLAILIGWRVAQYRMEAAGQANQRAARSQVAPAVSTASPQIRDVVRRFDATGTVEAPLDVGIASKITGRIQFLELREGDRVRKGQVLVRIDPSEVEANVQQASANLAEAEYRLAQAQLIQGPANVSVNTQIKQQEAAVASATADYNQVKANYTAQLAAASANLSDAQSKVENAQAGINGAEANLANANAKANRMRNLLEKGFVSRQQVDDAEAAVSVQKAALEIARGQLKSALAQREAVQQQRSIVETKGKADIEAASAKVAQAKASLEYAQANAAQKPAYEQSLAALRSGIAAARAGLDSAKAKRADTVLKSPLDGVVTKRLMDPGAVAAPGQPIISVQFVKQIWVTIAVPEEIIPRVHIGQPARIALDAMPGREFTASVIQINPAADTQSRQFTVRAVLSNREGVFKPGMFARVSLEVERVKSALVVPREAVQEDDRGSYIMKVDAGGRAKRQPVLTGIEDGGAIAIKEGVRPGDKLITMSASPIRDGQTINTGGKGRPKPGQQEKGGR
- a CDS encoding ABC transporter permease; the encoded protein is MVERARSNPILAKIIRVTEYREFMIVYIILLGTIAIAHAVPGFLDSRNTSAILLALADQSIIAIGMTLLLVSGGFDMSVGSTMALAGVTTAIWLTLGLPVALAIALGLAVGVLIGLINGMVVAHIGINPFITTLGMMSLARGMLMVVSNGRNISGLPESFTAIGQGSILGVQYPIIISIVLVFAGDFLLRRCRFFRQNYYIGANEKAALLSGINVRQMKVFNYALTGFLAALAGIIITARLGSASTSAGKGLELRVISAVIIGGASLKGGVGTIAGSFLGALLMSIIVSSINLLGVELNWIDFVLGATLLLAVMADTFSQKKSGSKE